One segment of Phragmites australis chromosome 13, lpPhrAust1.1, whole genome shotgun sequence DNA contains the following:
- the LOC133888599 gene encoding peroxidase 2-like: MASRQTFACYTMALLFSAAVASAQLSTDFYDETCTDALDIIESAVRAAVSKESRMGASLLRLHFHDCFVNGCDGSVLLDDAPGFTGEKTAKPNKNSLRGFEVVDDIKAQLEDACKQTVSCADILAVAARDSVVALGGPTWDVELGRRDSTTASLDDANNDLPAPTFNLSDLIKAFSKKGLNANDMIALSGGHTIGQARCVNFRGRLYSETNLDASLASSLKPRCPSSTGTGDDNTSPLDPSTSYVFDNFYYKNLLRNKGLLHSDQQLFSGGSADAQTTAYASDMARFFDDFRGAMVKMGGIGVVTGSSGQVRVNCRKAN, translated from the exons ATGGCGTCAAGGCAAACCTTCGCTTGCTATACCATGGCCTTGCTCTTCTCCGCTGCTGTTGCTTCGGCGCAGCTTTCCACTGACTTCTACGACGAAACATGCACCGACGCGCTCGACATCATCGAATCCGCCGTGAGGGCTGCTGTCTCCAAGGAGTCCCGCATGGGGGCGTCCCTGCTCCGCCTCCATTTCCACGACTGCTTTGTCAAT GGCTGTGACGGGTCAGTGCTGCTCGACGACGCCCCGGGCTTCACCGGCGAGAAGACCGCGAAGCCGAACAAGAACTCCCTTCGCGGGTTCGAAGTGGTTGACGACATCAAGGCGCAGCTCGAGGACGCCTGCAAGCAGACggtctcctgcgccgacatcCTCGCCGTCGCTGCGCGCGATTCCGTGGTCGCC CTTGGCGGACCTACGTGGGACGTGGAGCTCGGCCGGCGGGACTCGACGACGGCGAGCCTGGACGACGCGAACAACGACCTCCCGGCACCGACCTTCAATCTCAGCGACCTGATCAAGGCCTTCTCCAAGAAGGGCCTCAACGCGAACGACATGATCGCGCTCTCGGGCGGGCACACGATCGGCCAGGCGCGGTGCGTCAACTTCCGGGGCCGCCTGTACAGCGAGACCAACCTGGACGCGTCGCTGGCGTCGTCGCTGAAGCCGCGGTGCCCGAGCTCGACCGGCACCGGCGACGACAACACCTCGCCGCTGGACCCGTCCACGTCCTACGTCTTCGACAACTTCTACTACAAGAACCTGCTGCGGAACAAGGGCCTGCTGCACTCGGACCAGCAGCTGTTCAGCGGCGGCTCCGCGGACGCGCAGACCACCGCGTACGCGTCGGACATGGCCAGGTTCTTCGACGACTTCCGCGGCGCCATGGTGAAGATGGGCGGCATCGGCGTGGTCACTGGATCCAGCGGGCAGGTCAGAGTGAACTGCCGGAAGGCGAACTGA
- the LOC133888586 gene encoding probable sulfate transporter 3.3: MVGMRGAYGGSYNGNESRPLGGVAAAAASAPAMETEIAAMAVHKVAPPPPQSTASKLKARVKETFFPDDPFRGFKGQPRRVQWLMAVKYLFPILDWVPGYSFSLFKSDLVSGLTIASLAIPQGISYAKLASLPPIIGLYSSFVPPMVYAVLGSSRDLAVGPVSIASLIMGSMLRQAVSPSAEPLLFLQLAFTSTFFAGLVQASLGILRLGFIIDFLSKATLVGFMAGAAIIVSLQQLKALLGIVHFTTEMGLVPVMASVLHHTKEWSWQTILMGVCFLVFLLSARHVSMRWPKLFWVSACAPLASVIISTLLVFLFKAQNHGISIIGQLKCGLNRPSWDKLLFDTTYLGLTMKTGLVTGIISLTEGIAVGRTFASLKDYQVDGNKEMMAIGLMNVVGSCTSCYVTTGAFSRSAVNHNAGCKTAMSNVIMALTVMVTLLFLMPLFVYTPNVVLGAIIIAAVIGLIDFPAVYHIWKMDKMDFLVCVCAFVGVIFISVQEGLAIAVGISVFRVLLQITRPKMLIQGNIMGTDIYRNLHQYKEAQRVPGFLILTIEAPINFANSNYLNERMKRWIEEENSAQSKQNELHFIILDLSAVPAIDTSGIAFLIDIKKSIDKRGLELVLVNPTGEVMEKIQRTNEAQNHFRSDCMYLTTGEAVASLSALAKMTTP; this comes from the exons ATGGTGGGTATGAGAGGTGCCTATGGTGGTAGTTACAATGGCAATGAGAGCCGGCCGCTTGGAGgtgtagcggcggcggcggcttcggcgCCAGCGATGGAGACGGAGATCGCGGCGATGGCGGTGCACAaggtggcgccgccgccgcctcagaGCACGGCGAGCAAGTTGAAGGCGAGGGTGAAGGAGACGTTCTTCCCGGACGACCCGTTCCGGGGCTTCAAGGGTCAGCCTCGGAGGGTGCAATGGCTCATGGCGGTCAAGTACCTCTTCCCCATCCTGGACTGGGTGCCCGGCTACTCCTTCTCGCTCTTCAAGTCCGACCTCGTCTCCGGCCTCACCATTGCCAGTCTCGCCATCCCTCAG GGAATTAGCTACGCGAAGCTGGCAAGCCTGCCTCCCATAATTGGCCTAT ATTCGAGCTTCGTGCCGCCGATGGTGTACGCGGTGCTGGGGAGCTCGAGGGACCTGGCGGTGGGCCCGGTTTCCATCGCGTCGCTGATCATGGGGTCCATGCTGCGTCAGGCCGTCAGCCCCTCCGCCGAGCCTCTGCTGTTCCTGCAGCTCGCCTTCACCTCCACCTTCTTCGCCGGCCTCGTCCAGGCCTCCCTCGGCATCCTAAG GCTGGGTTTCATCATCGACTTTTTGTCGAAGGCGACGCTGGTGGGGTTCATGGCCGGCGCGGCGATCATCGTGTCGCTGCAGCAGCTGAAGGCGCTGCTGGGCATCGTCCACTTCACCACCGAGATGGGGCTCGTCCCCGTCATGGCCTCCGTGCTCCACCACACCAAGGAG TGGTCGTGGCAGACGATACTGATGGGCGTGTGCTTCCTGGTGTTTCTGTTGTCGGCGAGGCATGTG AGCATGAGATGGCCAAAGCTTTTCTGGGTTTCAGCATGTGCGCCCTTGGCATCCGTCATCATCTCGACCCTGCTTGTTTTCCTGTTCAAAGCTCAGAATCATGGCATCAGCATT ATTGGGCAGCTCAAGTGTGGCCTGAACCGCCCCTCATGGGACAAACTACTCTTCGATACCACATATTTAGGCCTTACCATGAAGACTGGGCTTGTCACCGGAATCATCTCCCTCACG GAAGGAATAGCAGTTGGTAGAACATTTGCTTCACTCAAGGACTACCAAGTAGATGGAAACAAAGAAATGATGGCCATAGGGTTGATGAACGTTGTGGGCTCATGTACATCATGCTATGTAACAACAG GAGCATTCTCTCGCTCCGCCGTAAACCACAATGCCGGCTGCAAGACTGCCATGTCCAATGTGATCATGGCACTAACTGTAATGGTCACGCTGCTGTTCCTCATGCCATTGTTCGTGTACACACCGAATGTTGTTCTTGGAGCAATCATAATCGCTGCGGTTATCGGCCTAATCGATTTCCCTGCTGTGTACCACATCTGGAAGATGGACAAGATGGATTTTCTCGTGTGTGTTTGTGCATTTGTCGGCGTCATCTTCATTTCAGTCCAAGAAGGCCTCGCGATAGCG gtTGGTATATCTGTATTTAGGGTATTGTTGCAAATCACAAGGCCAAAAATGCTGATTCAAGGAAACATTATGGGAACTGACATTTACCGAAACCTGCATCAGTACAAGGAGGCTCAAAGAGTGCCTGGGTTCTTAATCCTGACTATTGAAGCACCAATAAACTTTGCCAACAGTAACTACCTGAATGAAAG GATGAAAAGATGGATAGAGGAAGAAAATTCCGCACAAAGTAAACAAAATGAACTCCATTTCATAATCTTGGACCTGTCAG CTGTCCCTGCGATTGACACAAGTGGCATAGCATTCCTCATTGACATAAAGAAATCGATAGATAAACGTGGCCTGGAG CTTGTACTTGTGAATCCAACCGGAGAGGTCATGGAGAAAATACAGCGAACGAACGAGGCTCAGAACCATTTCAGGTCAGATTGCATGTATTTGACCACCGGGGAAGCAGTCGCTTCACTGTCTGCACTTGCCAAGATGACAACACCATAG